CGGGTATGAAATGGTTCTCCACTTATCTCAACAACCCACCAGGCAGAATCCTTGTACTTGTTGTCCAGCTCACTCTAGGCTGGCCTCTATACCTCATGTTTAATGTTTCAGGGAGACCCTATGATCGGTTTGCTTGCCACTTTGATCCCAATAGCCCTATCTACACAGATCGTGAGCGCCTTCAGATCGTCGTATCAGATGCTGGTATAGTTGCTGTACTCTATGGACTTTACAGCCTTGTGGCAGCAAAAGGACTTGCTTGGGTTGCCTGTTTTTATGGATGTCCATTGCTCATTGTCAACGGATTCCTTGTATTGATCACATATTTGCAGCACACACACCCTTCATTGCCTCATTATGACTCCTCCGAATGGAACTGGTTGAGGGGTGCTCTTGCCACTATTGACAGAGACTACGGCATTCTCAACAAGGTATTCCATAACATTACGGACACTCATGTGGCACACCATCTCTTCTCAACCATGCCACACTATCACGCAATGGAAGCTACGAAGGCTATAAAACCAATATTAGGCGAGTACTATCAATTTGATGGGACGTCGGTTTGGAAGGCCATGTATAGAGAAGCAAAAGAATGTGTTTACGTTGAGCCAGATGAAGGTGACCAGAACAAGGGAGTCTTTTGGTATAAAAACAAGCTTCATTAGACTTTGCTTGAATGTAATACCATGGCAATTAAGAGGCTGgcaagttttaagttaaatccCCTGCTAGAAGGGCTTTGCTTCCTTTCGTGGAATTTAGGCTTGTTTTTGTAGTGGATTCCAGTTTTCGTAAAAGTAATTCCGTTATTGCACTGTATTTAGAGAACTGTGAATGCTGCTTTATTATCACAAGTCACAAAGATTTGCCTAACATAATTTGAGACTCGATTTTAGTTCGCTGATTATGAAGTTAGAGAGGCTTGTAGACCCTGATGCATTTGCATTCTGAACTACAAACAGAACTACTTCTAAACATAGTTTGTTCATTAAAAACCAAAAAGAGATTGGGTTCTGTGTCAAACTTCTtgatatatttttcttatttcttacGCATGATTAACTAGAAATTTTTTGTATAGCTAAAGCCTAAAGGTATCATCTCTTCATTGTGTATGCTTCAGACTTATTTCGTACGTTCCTCTTTTGGATAGAATTAAGTTTTTTATTTGGTTAATCCATAGTTTATCTTCCATAACATTCAAATCCACCAGAACACCATGT
Above is a window of Lycium ferocissimum isolate CSIRO_LF1 unplaced genomic scaffold, AGI_CSIRO_Lferr_CH_V1 ctg25940, whole genome shotgun sequence DNA encoding:
- the LOC132043615 gene encoding delta(12)-fatty-acid desaturase FAD2-like; the protein is MGAGGRMSAPSEGKKSECDVLQRVPHSKPPFTVGEIKKAIPPHCFKRSVLHSFSYVFYDLTIAFLLYYAATNYFHLLPYNLCYVAWPLYWICQGCNLTGVWVIAHECGHHAFSDYQWLDDTVGLVLHSSLLVPYFSWKYSHRRHHSNTGSLDRDEVFVPKLKSGMKWFSTYLNNPPGRILVLVVQLTLGWPLYLMFNVSGRPYDRFACHFDPNSPIYTDRERLQIVVSDAGIVAVLYGLYSLVAAKGLAWVACFYGCPLLIVNGFLVLITYLQHTHPSLPHYDSSEWNWLRGALATIDRDYGILNKVFHNITDTHVAHHLFSTMPHYHAMEATKAIKPILGEYYQFDGTSVWKAMYREAKECVYVEPDEGDQNKGVFWYKNKLH